Part of the Bdellovibrio bacteriovorus genome is shown below.
GACCAAAGAAACGCCTTCTCGTCCCAAAGAGGCTTCGTCGACATGATAACCATTCCCTTCCAAACTGACTCGCAGGAGTTTTCGGATAGAAGCTTCATCGTCGATCACCAGTACTTTTTTCGCACCCTCTTTCATGATTCACCCATGAGATCTTGCGGCGGTTTTTCGTAAGGAAGTTTTATCAAAAACTCGGCTCCGGCAAGGGCTTCTCTATTTTGAGCATAAACTTCTCCTCCATGCGCTTCAACTAATGCTTTAACAATAGCTAACCCCAAGCCCACCCCACCAGTTGCGCTCCCAGGAACACGATAGAAAGCTTCAAATATTTTCTTTAAGTGCTGAGCCGGGATTCCGGGCCCTTCATCTTTCACTGAAAGCACAGCTCCGTTACCGCCATCTAAACTTAAAGTAATTGTTGAGCCTAAAGGAGAATAGCGAATGGCATTCGTTAAAAGATTCATCAGCACGTGTTCAATCAATCTTTCATCCACTCGTACATAGACAGGCCGTGAAAAACTCACGACAGAAATTTTATGTTGCGCAACCAGCCGTCCCATCTTCGCCGGCATACCCGAAATCAGATCATTTAAATCAATCCATTCCTTTTTCAACTGCAAAGCGCCCGAGTTTAATCGCGACATGTCCAGCAGATTTTCGACCACCTGATTCAGCCTTAAGGACGAGTCCACAATATCTTCAGCCAACTGATGGCGAAGATCTTCTTGCGCTCCAAGTTTTTTATCGGCCATGGCTGACGCGGATCCAATAATCGCCGTCAATGGCGTACGCAATTCATGAGATACCGAGTTTAAAAGAGCTTGATGCAGATTTTCTGAAGCCTCTAGCACCTTGGCTTTTTCGGCACTCTTTTGCAAACGCAGACGATCCAGTGCCATAGCAGTTTGAGCCGACACATTCTCTAGAAGATGTTGTTGATCTAAGGTCAGGCTTTCTTTTTCACGAGGATAAAATAATAACACTCCGACCGAACGTTCTTTAGCTTTTAAAGGAATCGCCAGACAACGAGACTCAGATAAAGTTTCCGTTTTCCAACCCGCATGACGGTTGTTTTCAAAGGACCACAGGGCCAACGCAAAATCCTTGTCGTCGACCTTAATGTCGTTCACGGATTTTCTTAAAAGATCCCCGTCTTCGTCCGTCAGCAAAATCTTCACTTTACCATTCACGATGCGCTCTAAACTTTGCGATGCCGCAAGACTGACATCTAAAACAGACATCGCTGAGGCGAACTCACGAACAAGTTCGTACAAAACACGAGTCCTTTTTTCTCGACTTTCGAGATCCCTATCCCGCGTGCGAATCCGGTCCGCAAGAACACCACTGAGTATGGCCACCAGAAAATAAGACAAACACATCATCACATCTTCAGGTTGCGAGATCGCAAACGTCATGGCCGGCGGGATAAAAAAGAAATTCCAAATCAACGCACTCAGAGCCGCGGCAAAAAGCACAGGCCCCAATGTAGCCATGAGGCCAATTAAAATCATACTTAACAAAAAAATAAATCCGACCGAACGGTAGCCGATAATGGGAACGGTCAATCCACTGATAAAGCTCACCCCCAATAAGGCGCAGAGCGAATACCAATAAGAAGCCAGCGAAGAATGAAAACCCGGAGGCATCCATTTTATTTTCCGCGCCGTGGAGTCTTCCTGTTGACGGATTATGTGTACATCCACATCACTGCTTTTACTGACCAACTGATCCAGCAAAGATCCATGCCCTTTAATACGACTCCACAACCCCTGCTGAGGTCGCCCCATGATGATTTGCGTAACATTACGCTCATGAGAAATCTCGCGAATACTCTCAGCGATGTTGTTGTTTTTGACTGAAACAACTTCTGCACCCAGTTCGCGAGCGAGGTTCAAATTTTTCAAAAGCATCGATTGATCTTCAGAACTTAAACGCGCTTCATTTTCAATATGTAAGGCGATCCAAGGCGCTTCCAGACTGAATGCCATACGACGAGTCGCTCGAATCAATCGTGCCGCAAACGGACTGTGACTAACGGCAACCAAAAGCCGTTCTTGCGTATTCCAGGGGCCTGGTATTTGCTGAACGATCATTTGATTTTGCAGATCCTGGTCCACTTGCTCTGCCGTATAACGCAAAGCCAGTTCACGAAGAGCGGTCAGATGAGTTTCTTTAAAAAAGTTTTCTTCGGCCCGAACTGCTCGATCCCCTTGATAAACTTTCCCTTCTTTCATGCGCTTTAAAAGACCTTGCGCCGAAATATCGATAAGTTCGATTTGATTTGCCAGATCTAAAACAGAATCAGGGATACGCTCTTGGACTTTCACTCCGGTGATTTGTTGAACCAAATCCGCGCGACTTTCTAGATGCTGCACATTCACCGTGGAATAAACATCAATGCCCGCTTCCAAAAGCTCAAGCACATCTTGATATCTTTTCGGATGACGAGAGCCAGGAGCATTCGTGTGCGCCAGTTCGTCCACCAAGACCAAACGAGGCTTGCGCATCAGGATCGCATCCAAATCCATTTCTTTTAAAAGAGTGTCTTTATAAACGACATCTTTCCGTGGAAGGATTTCAAGACCGGAAAGAAGTTCTTCCGTCTCTTTACGCCCATGAGTTTCAACAATGCCGACAACAAGATCCACACCTTGCTGAACTTGCTCTAAGGCCGCCTTCAACATCGCATAGGTTTTCCCGACACCGGGACACATCCCAAAAAAAACGCGAAAGTGCCCTCGCACTTTTTCGCCTTCTTCCTTTTTTATCCCGGCCAACAAACGATCGGGATTGGGACGATATGCTTCACTCATAATTTTTCATCCAGTGCCAGGTTTAGTTTCAGAACATTCACCCGGACTTCACCCAAAAGTCCGCCCTGACGGCCCTCAGTGTATTCCTGGATCAGCTTTTCAACCAGCACTGTTTGCTCTTGCGACAGCTTGCGTTCAGCAACAATGCGTTGAACCTGCGAGCGCGCCGCCAACAGAGAAATATGGGGATCTAAACCACTGCCGGACGTAAAGAGCATTTCAGCAACGGCTCCATGGACTTTCCGCTCGGCGATAGCACTTTTAAGGCTCTCATTGGTTGGACCCGCATTCGATGCACCTGATGCCACAGTAGCGTAGTCCCCAGCTGAAGGACGCGGCCAGAAATATTTAGGATTCACGAACTTTTGCGCGATCAGCTCTGAGCCAATAACTTGACCGTTTTTTTCAATCAAAGAACCTTCGGCTTGAACGGGAAAGAAAATCTTTCCCGCGAAAGTCACCGCGAGTGGATAAATGATTCCTAAAAGAAAAGTCATGACTACGAATATTTTAATAGAAATTAAAAATTGCTTCATAACACCCAACCCATTCCTACAATGCAAATATCTATGATTTTAATTCCGACAAAAGGGACAAGGACCCCACCAAATCCATAAATAAATAAATTTCTTTTTAGAATGATGTTGGCACCTTCAGGACGATACTTCACTCCACGTAAAGCCAAAGGAATCAGCGCAATAATAATTAAAGCATTAAAAATCACGGCACTCAGAACCGCACTTTGCGCTGAATGAAGTCGCATAATATTTAGAGCCGCAAGGGGCCCTTCTCCGTTGGCCACGTAAAGGCCCGCAAACATTGCCGGAATGATGGCAAAGTATTTGGCGATATCGTTAGCGATACTGAAGGTCGTTAACGCCCCTCGAGTCATTAAAAGCTGCTTTCCAGTTTCAACAATCTCAATCAGCTTTGTTGGATTTGAATCCAAATCGACCATATTGCCTGCTTCTCTGGCAGCTTGTGTTCCCGTATTCATAGCAACACCAACATCGGCTTGCGCCAGTGCCGGAGCATCGTTCGTCCCGTCCCCCGTCATCGCTACCAAGTGCCCACGATTTTGTTCATCGCGAATGCGTTGTAATTTCATTTCCGGCGTGGCTTGGGCAATATAGTCATCAACCCCCGCTTCGGCAGCGATGGCCGCCGCAGTTAGCGGATTATCTCCTGTGACCATCACCGTACGAATACCCATGCGTCGAAGCTCAGCAAATCTTTCGCGAATACCGCCTTTGACGATGTCCTTCAGATGAATCACCCCAAGTACTTTTTTATTTTCAACAACCACTAAAGGCGTTCCCCCTTGGCGGGCAATGGCCTCTGCGGCGTTTTTCACATCCAACGGAAAAACTCCTCCTAAAGACTCCACGTATTTTTGAATCGAGTCTCCAGCGCCTTTACGGAGTGCACGGACGCCTTCATTTGTTTTGATATCAACACCACTCATCCGAGTTTGCGCCGTGAATGGAACAAATTGCGCTTGATGAGGGTCAAGATTCTGAGCGCGCAAAGAAAATCTTTGTTTGGCTAACACCACGATCGAGCGTCCCTCGGGTGTTTCGTCACTCAGCGACGCTAATTGTGCGGCCTCAGCCAAAGCTTCCAGCTCGACACCGGCAGCCGCTTTAAATTCAAAAGCCATCCGGTTTCCCAAAGTAATGGTACCTGTTTTATCAAGCATCAAAACATCGATATCACCGGCGGCTTCAACGGCACGTCCACTTTTCGCGATCACATTTTTACGAATCAAGCGATCCATCCCGCTAATACCAATGGCACTAAATAGTCCACCGATAGTGGTCGGAATCAAACACACTAAAAGCGCTATCAACACGGGCACAGTTACAATATCTGAAAGATCTTGTCCTGCACTTTTCGCTGAATAATCTGCAAAGAATTTCAAAGTGATAACAGCTAGAACAAACACCAACGTCAGTGACACTAAAAGAATGCTTAATGCGATCTCGTTTGGAGTCTTTTGTCTTTTGGCTCCTTCCACAAGATTGATCATTCGATCTAAAAAACTATTTCCAGGATCTGCCGTAATACGAATGATGATGCGGTCACTTATTACGCGTGTACCTCCAGTGACAGCACTACGGTCTCCTCCCGCCTCTCGTACGACCGGAGCAGACTCACCCGTGATCGCGGATTCGTCGACCGTCGCAATTCCTTCAATGATTTCTCCGTCACCGGGGATGACATCACCGGCTTCACAGACAACGGTGTCTCCTTTTCGTAACGACAAAGAAGCAACATTTTCTTCGCGGCCTTGAAAGATTTTACGAGCCATCGTGTGCGAGCGCGTTTTTTTCATCGACTCGGCCTGTGCCTTCCCGCGTCCTTCCGCCAAGGCCTCTGAAAAGTTCGCGAATAAAACTGTAAACCACAACCACAATCCTAATTGCATTTCAAAGCCAAAGCTGGCACCTGATTTCATTCGGTAAAGCGTGGCGAAGCTAACTACCAAGGCGCCGATCCACGTGATGAACATCACGGGATTCTTCCATTGCGCTTCGGGATTTAGTTTCTTGAAACTATCGAAAAAAGCTTGTTTAAGTATTTTTTTATCTGAAAAAGT
Proteins encoded:
- a CDS encoding sensor histidine kinase; protein product: MSEAYRPNPDRLLAGIKKEEGEKVRGHFRVFFGMCPGVGKTYAMLKAALEQVQQGVDLVVGIVETHGRKETEELLSGLEILPRKDVVYKDTLLKEMDLDAILMRKPRLVLVDELAHTNAPGSRHPKRYQDVLELLEAGIDVYSTVNVQHLESRADLVQQITGVKVQERIPDSVLDLANQIELIDISAQGLLKRMKEGKVYQGDRAVRAEENFFKETHLTALRELALRYTAEQVDQDLQNQMIVQQIPGPWNTQERLLVAVSHSPFAARLIRATRRMAFSLEAPWIALHIENEARLSSEDQSMLLKNLNLARELGAEVVSVKNNNIAESIREISHERNVTQIIMGRPQQGLWSRIKGHGSLLDQLVSKSSDVDVHIIRQQEDSTARKIKWMPPGFHSSLASYWYSLCALLGVSFISGLTVPIIGYRSVGFIFLLSMILIGLMATLGPVLFAAALSALIWNFFFIPPAMTFAISQPEDVMMCLSYFLVAILSGVLADRIRTRDRDLESREKRTRVLYELVREFASAMSVLDVSLAASQSLERIVNGKVKILLTDEDGDLLRKSVNDIKVDDKDFALALWSFENNRHAGWKTETLSESRCLAIPLKAKERSVGVLLFYPREKESLTLDQQHLLENVSAQTAMALDRLRLQKSAEKAKVLEASENLHQALLNSVSHELRTPLTAIIGSASAMADKKLGAQEDLRHQLAEDIVDSSLRLNQVVENLLDMSRLNSGALQLKKEWIDLNDLISGMPAKMGRLVAQHKISVVSFSRPVYVRVDERLIEHVLMNLLTNAIRYSPLGSTITLSLDGGNGAVLSVKDEGPGIPAQHLKKIFEAFYRVPGSATGGVGLGLAIVKALVEAHGGEVYAQNREALAGAEFLIKLPYEKPPQDLMGES
- the kdpB gene encoding potassium-transporting ATPase subunit KdpB codes for the protein MSASTFSDKKILKQAFFDSFKKLNPEAQWKNPVMFITWIGALVVSFATLYRMKSGASFGFEMQLGLWLWFTVLFANFSEALAEGRGKAQAESMKKTRSHTMARKIFQGREENVASLSLRKGDTVVCEAGDVIPGDGEIIEGIATVDESAITGESAPVVREAGGDRSAVTGGTRVISDRIIIRITADPGNSFLDRMINLVEGAKRQKTPNEIALSILLVSLTLVFVLAVITLKFFADYSAKSAGQDLSDIVTVPVLIALLVCLIPTTIGGLFSAIGISGMDRLIRKNVIAKSGRAVEAAGDIDVLMLDKTGTITLGNRMAFEFKAAAGVELEALAEAAQLASLSDETPEGRSIVVLAKQRFSLRAQNLDPHQAQFVPFTAQTRMSGVDIKTNEGVRALRKGAGDSIQKYVESLGGVFPLDVKNAAEAIARQGGTPLVVVENKKVLGVIHLKDIVKGGIRERFAELRRMGIRTVMVTGDNPLTAAAIAAEAGVDDYIAQATPEMKLQRIRDEQNRGHLVAMTGDGTNDAPALAQADVGVAMNTGTQAAREAGNMVDLDSNPTKLIEIVETGKQLLMTRGALTTFSIANDIAKYFAIIPAMFAGLYVANGEGPLAALNIMRLHSAQSAVLSAVIFNALIIIALIPLALRGVKYRPEGANIILKRNLFIYGFGGVLVPFVGIKIIDICIVGMGWVL
- the kdpC gene encoding potassium-transporting ATPase subunit KdpC, whose translation is MKQFLISIKIFVVMTFLLGIIYPLAVTFAGKIFFPVQAEGSLIEKNGQVIGSELIAQKFVNPKYFWPRPSAGDYATVASGASNAGPTNESLKSAIAERKVHGAVAEMLFTSGSGLDPHISLLAARSQVQRIVAERKLSQEQTVLVEKLIQEYTEGRQGGLLGEVRVNVLKLNLALDEKL